From a single Collimonas pratensis genomic region:
- the sdhA gene encoding succinate dehydrogenase flavoprotein subunit codes for MSAIKSTIPTRRFDAVIVGAGGSGMRASLQLAEAGLNVAVLSKVFPTRSHTVAAQGGIGASLGNMSEDSWYWHMFDTVKGSDYLGDQDAIEFMCREAPKAVYELEHFGMPFDRNADGTIYQRPFGGHSANFGEKPVARACAAADRTGHALLHTLYQRNVRAKTHFFVEWMAIDLVRDAEGDVIGVVALEMETGDVMILEAKTTVMATGGAGRIWAASTNAFINTGDGMGMAARAGLPLEDMEFWQFHPTGVAGAGVLITEGVRGEGGILINANGERFMERYAPTLKDLAPRDFVSRSMDQEIKEGRGCGPHKDHVMLDLRHIGAETIMKRLPSILEIGHKFANVDALKEPIPVVPTIHYQMGGIPTNVYGQVVVPKNGIPNAVVNGLYAIGECACVSVHGANRLGTNSLLDLVVFGRAAGNHIVDSKLKERSNKPLPADAADVALARLAKLETSTGSERVQDVAGDIRKTMQHYCGVFRTDELLQQGYKEIMVLDERRKHVSFKDKSKVFNTARVEALELDNLIETAKATITSAAARKESRGAHAHRDYEKRDDENWMKHTLWYSEGNRLDYKPVITKPLTVDTFKPKPRTF; via the coding sequence GTGTCAGCAATCAAGTCCACAATTCCTACACGCCGCTTTGATGCGGTTATCGTTGGCGCCGGCGGATCCGGCATGCGCGCTTCGCTGCAGTTGGCGGAAGCTGGTTTGAACGTTGCCGTGCTGTCGAAGGTGTTTCCTACCCGTTCACACACAGTGGCGGCGCAGGGCGGCATCGGCGCCTCGCTCGGCAACATGTCCGAGGACAGCTGGTACTGGCACATGTTCGACACCGTCAAGGGCTCGGATTACCTGGGCGACCAGGACGCGATCGAATTCATGTGTCGCGAAGCGCCTAAGGCCGTGTATGAGCTGGAACACTTCGGCATGCCGTTCGACCGTAACGCCGACGGCACCATTTACCAGCGTCCGTTCGGCGGCCACTCGGCCAATTTCGGCGAAAAACCGGTAGCGCGCGCCTGCGCCGCTGCCGACCGTACCGGCCATGCGTTGCTGCACACGCTGTACCAGCGCAATGTGCGCGCCAAGACCCACTTCTTCGTTGAGTGGATGGCGATCGACCTGGTGCGCGATGCCGAAGGCGATGTCATCGGCGTGGTGGCTCTCGAAATGGAAACCGGCGATGTCATGATTCTGGAAGCCAAGACCACGGTCATGGCGACCGGCGGTGCAGGGCGCATCTGGGCCGCTTCCACCAATGCCTTCATCAATACCGGCGACGGCATGGGCATGGCGGCGCGCGCAGGTTTGCCGCTGGAAGACATGGAATTCTGGCAGTTCCACCCGACCGGCGTGGCCGGTGCGGGCGTGCTGATCACTGAAGGCGTGCGCGGCGAAGGCGGCATCCTGATCAACGCCAACGGCGAACGTTTCATGGAGCGCTACGCGCCTACCTTGAAGGATCTGGCGCCGCGCGACTTCGTCTCGCGTTCGATGGACCAGGAAATCAAGGAAGGCCGCGGCTGCGGTCCGCACAAGGATCACGTGATGCTGGATCTGCGCCACATCGGCGCCGAAACCATCATGAAGCGTCTGCCTTCGATTCTGGAAATCGGCCACAAGTTCGCCAACGTTGACGCTCTGAAAGAGCCGATCCCGGTCGTGCCGACCATCCATTATCAAATGGGCGGTATTCCTACCAACGTCTACGGCCAAGTTGTGGTGCCGAAGAACGGTATCCCGAACGCAGTGGTCAACGGCTTGTACGCAATCGGCGAATGCGCCTGCGTCTCGGTGCACGGCGCCAACCGTCTGGGCACCAACTCGCTGCTGGATCTGGTGGTGTTCGGCCGCGCGGCCGGCAATCACATTGTCGACAGCAAGCTCAAGGAACGCAGCAACAAGCCGTTGCCGGCTGATGCGGCCGATGTCGCCCTGGCGCGCCTGGCCAAGCTGGAAACCAGCACCGGTTCCGAGCGTGTGCAAGACGTGGCCGGCGATATCCGCAAGACCATGCAGCACTATTGCGGCGTGTTCCGTACCGACGAGCTGCTGCAGCAAGGCTACAAGGAAATCATGGTGCTGGACGAGCGGCGCAAGCATGTATCGTTCAAGGACAAGTCCAAGGTCTTCAACACCGCGCGTGTCGAAGCCCTGGAACTGGACAACCTGATCGAAACCGCCAAGGCCACCATTACTTCGGCGGCAGCCCGTAAGGAATCGCGCGGCGCCCACGCGCATCGCGATTATGAAAAGCGTGATGACGAAAACTGGATGAAGCACACCTTGTGGTACTCCGAAGGTAATCGTCTCGACTACAAGCCTGTTATAACTAAGCCGCTGACAGTCGATACGTTCAAGCCAAAGCCACGTACATTCTAA
- a CDS encoding succinate dehydrogenase iron-sulfur subunit → MSSRTLKFKIYRYDPDKDAKPYMQDLTVELLPTDKMLLDALQRIKADVDDSLALRRSCREGVCGSDAMNINGKNGLACTTNLNELSEPIILKPLPGLPVIRDLIVDMTQFFKQYESIKPFLINDNIPPEKERLQSPEQREELDGLYECILCACCSTSCPSFWWNPDKFVGPAGLLQAYRFIADSRDEATGARLDNLEDPYRLFRCRSIMNCVDVCPKGLNPNAAIGKIKELMVRRAV, encoded by the coding sequence ATGTCATCACGTACTTTGAAATTTAAAATCTACCGCTACGATCCCGATAAGGACGCCAAGCCTTACATGCAGGACCTGACGGTGGAGCTGCTGCCAACCGACAAGATGCTGCTGGATGCCCTGCAACGCATCAAGGCCGACGTCGACGATTCGCTGGCCCTGCGCCGGTCCTGCCGCGAAGGCGTGTGCGGTTCCGACGCCATGAACATCAACGGCAAGAACGGCCTGGCCTGCACCACCAACCTGAACGAGCTGAGCGAGCCGATCATCTTGAAGCCGTTGCCGGGCTTGCCGGTGATCCGCGACCTGATCGTCGACATGACGCAGTTCTTCAAGCAGTACGAGTCGATCAAGCCGTTCCTGATCAACGACAACATCCCGCCGGAAAAAGAGCGCCTGCAATCGCCTGAGCAGCGCGAAGAGCTGGATGGCTTGTACGAGTGCATCCTGTGCGCCTGCTGCTCGACATCCTGCCCGTCGTTCTGGTGGAATCCGGACAAGTTCGTCGGCCCGGCCGGCCTGCTGCAAGCCTATCGCTTTATCGCCGACAGCCGCGACGAAGCTACCGGCGCGCGCCTGGACAACCTGGAAGATCCGTATCGTTTGTTCCGCTGCCGTTCGATCATGAACTGCGTCGATGTCTGCCCTAAGGGTCTCAACCCGAATGCAGCGATCGGCAAGATCAAAGAACTGATGGTGCGTCGCGCGGTATAA
- a CDS encoding succinate dehydrogenase assembly factor 2 has protein sequence MTITHQADPAKRARLRWRARRGLLENDLILTRYLDANEASMTDDDVDAFTRLMELSDNELMDLLLVRKEPDGLLDLPQVHALLARIRTA, from the coding sequence ATGACTATCACCCATCAAGCCGACCCAGCCAAGCGCGCACGATTGCGCTGGCGTGCCAGACGTGGTCTGCTTGAAAACGATTTGATCCTGACCCGTTACCTGGATGCAAACGAAGCCAGCATGACGGATGACGACGTCGACGCTTTTACGCGCCTGATGGAATTGTCGGACAATGAACTAATGGATTTGCTACTGGTCCGTAAAGAACCGGACGGCTTGCTCGATTTGCCGCAAGTGCATGCCCTGTTAGCCAGAATACGCACTGCTTAA
- the gltA gene encoding citrate synthase encodes MTTADTKATLSFSDGSPSVEFPIYKGTVGPEVIDIRKLYGATGKFTYDPGFMSTAACNSSITYIDGDKGELQYRGYPIEQLAVNCDFLETCYLLLNGELPTAAEKTKFDATVTQHTMVHEQMQFFFRGFRRDAHPMAVLVGTVGALSSFYHDSLDITDPRHREVSAIRLIAKLPTLVAMAYKYNVGQPFVYPRNELSYSANFMHMMFSTPCEEYKVNDVLVRALDRILTLHADHEQNASTSTVRLAGSSGANPFACIAAGIACLWGPAHGGANEAALNMLKEIGTVDKIPEFIAQVKDKNSGVKLMGFGHRVYKNFDPRAKLMRETCYEVLNELGLHDDPLFKLAMALEKVALEDEYFVSRKLYPNVDFYSGIVQSALGIPTSLFTGIFAMARTVGWIAQWNEMISDPEQKIGRPRQLFVGSPTRDVPAMDKRG; translated from the coding sequence ATGACCACCGCTGATACAAAAGCCACGCTATCGTTTTCCGATGGCAGCCCATCCGTAGAATTTCCTATTTACAAGGGCACCGTCGGCCCCGAAGTCATCGATATCCGCAAGCTGTACGGCGCCACCGGCAAATTCACTTACGACCCGGGTTTCATGTCGACAGCAGCATGCAATTCGTCGATCACCTACATCGACGGCGACAAGGGCGAGCTGCAGTACCGCGGTTACCCGATCGAACAGCTGGCAGTCAATTGCGACTTCCTGGAAACCTGCTACCTGCTGCTGAACGGCGAACTGCCGACCGCGGCCGAAAAGACCAAGTTCGACGCCACCGTGACCCAGCACACCATGGTGCACGAGCAGATGCAATTCTTCTTCCGTGGTTTCCGCCGCGATGCGCATCCGATGGCCGTGCTGGTCGGCACCGTCGGCGCCTTGTCGTCGTTCTACCATGACTCGCTGGACATCACCGATCCGCGCCACCGCGAAGTGTCGGCCATCCGCCTGATCGCCAAGCTGCCGACCCTGGTCGCCATGGCCTACAAGTACAACGTCGGCCAGCCTTTCGTCTATCCGCGCAACGAATTGTCGTACAGCGCCAACTTCATGCACATGATGTTCTCGACCCCGTGCGAAGAGTACAAAGTCAACGACGTGCTGGTGCGCGCACTGGATCGTATCCTGACCCTGCACGCCGACCACGAGCAGAATGCATCGACTTCAACTGTGCGCCTGGCTGGTTCCAGCGGCGCCAATCCGTTCGCCTGTATCGCTGCCGGCATCGCCTGCCTGTGGGGCCCTGCCCACGGCGGCGCCAACGAAGCAGCGCTCAACATGCTGAAGGAAATCGGCACGGTCGATAAGATCCCTGAGTTCATCGCCCAGGTGAAGGACAAGAACTCCGGCGTCAAGCTGATGGGCTTCGGTCACCGCGTCTACAAGAACTTCGACCCGCGCGCCAAGCTGATGCGTGAAACCTGCTACGAAGTGCTGAACGAACTGGGCCTGCATGACGACCCATTGTTCAAGCTGGCGATGGCGTTGGAAAAAGTGGCGCTGGAAGACGAATACTTCGTTTCCCGCAAGCTCTATCCGAACGTCGACTTCTACTCCGGCATCGTGCAATCGGCGCTGGGCATCCCGACCTCGCTGTTCACCGGCATCTTCGCCATGGCGCGCACCGTCGGCTGGATCGCCCAATGGAATGAAATGATTTCCGATCCTGAGCAAAAAATCGGCCGTCCGCGCCAGTTGTTCGTCGGTTCGCCGACCCGTGATGTACCTGCAATGGACAAACGCGGCTGA
- a CDS encoding 2-oxoglutarate dehydrogenase E1 component gives MMQQYRSNSYLFGGNAPYIEELYESYLDNPGSVADNWRAYFDAMQHVPAVDGSDKPDVGHASVIASFAERAKQGPIRTISASADAEMGFKRVAVTQLIAAYRYLGSRWANLDPLQRQERSALPELEPSFYGFTDADMDIVFNVSNTYFGPETATLRDLLNALRETYCRSIGTEYMYISDPTEKRWMQERLESTRSAPVFTAEKKKHILDRLTAAEGLERYLHTRYVGQKRFSLEGGESFIVSLDETIQRAGEKGVQEIVIGMAHRGRLNVLVNTLGKMPQELFAEFEGKHADDLPAGDVKYHQGFSSDITSPGGPVHLSLAFNPSHLEIVNPVVEGSVKARMERRGDTDGSQVLPILVHGDAAFAGQGVVMETLNLAQTRGYGTGGTVHIVINNQIGFTTSDPRDSRSTLYCSDVVKMIEAPVLHVNGDDPEAVVYATQIALDYRMEFKKDIVVDIICFRKLGHNEQDTPALTQPLMYKKIGQHPGTRKLYADKLAAQGTIAAEDGDIMVKAFRDAMDAGKHTIDPVITNFKSKYAVDWLPFLNRKWTDAADTSVPVTELKRLAARITTVPENFKVHALVEKVLNDRAAMGRGELNLDWGMGEHLAYASLVSSGYAIRLTGQDAGRGTFVHRHAVLHDQNRERWDAGSYIPLQNISEQQAPFKVIDSVLSEEAVLGFEYGYSTAEPNTLTIWEAQFGDFANGAQVVIDQFISSGEVKWGRASGLVMMLPHGYEGQGPEHSSARLERYLQLCADNNMQVVQPTTAAQIFHLLRRQMIRLFRKPLVIMTPKSLLRNKDAGSPLSDFTKGSFQTVIGEVDDKIDPKKVKRVIACSGKVYYDLVNARKERGQTDVAIIRLEQLYPFPHKAFAAELKQFPNFNELVWTQDEPQNQGAWLQIQHNIFENLEDGQKLAYAGRPASASPAVGYYDKHYAQQKALLDTAFSKLKGFVLTK, from the coding sequence ATGATGCAACAATACCGCTCTAATTCTTATCTCTTCGGAGGTAATGCACCGTACATTGAAGAGCTGTACGAGTCCTACCTCGACAATCCCGGTTCAGTTGCCGACAACTGGCGCGCATATTTTGACGCCATGCAGCACGTGCCTGCCGTCGACGGCTCCGACAAGCCTGACGTAGGTCACGCATCCGTCATCGCCTCGTTCGCCGAGCGCGCCAAGCAAGGCCCAATCCGCACCATCTCCGCTTCAGCCGACGCTGAAATGGGCTTCAAGCGCGTTGCTGTAACGCAACTGATCGCTGCCTACCGCTATCTGGGTTCGCGCTGGGCCAACCTGGACCCGCTGCAGCGCCAGGAACGTTCCGCGCTGCCGGAACTGGAACCCAGCTTCTACGGTTTCACCGATGCCGACATGGACATCGTGTTCAACGTCAGCAACACCTATTTCGGTCCTGAAACGGCAACCCTGCGCGATCTGCTGAATGCGCTGCGCGAGACCTATTGCCGTTCGATCGGTACCGAGTACATGTACATCAGCGATCCGACCGAAAAGCGCTGGATGCAAGAGCGCCTGGAGTCGACCCGTTCGGCGCCGGTATTCACGGCAGAAAAGAAAAAACACATCCTCGACCGCCTGACCGCGGCCGAAGGCCTGGAGCGCTACCTGCATACACGCTATGTCGGCCAGAAGCGCTTCTCGCTGGAAGGCGGCGAAAGCTTCATCGTCTCCTTGGATGAAACCATCCAGCGCGCCGGTGAAAAGGGCGTGCAGGAAATCGTCATCGGCATGGCCCACCGCGGCCGCCTGAACGTGCTGGTCAACACCCTGGGCAAGATGCCGCAGGAATTGTTCGCAGAATTCGAAGGCAAGCACGCCGACGACCTGCCGGCCGGCGACGTCAAGTACCATCAAGGTTTCTCGTCCGACATCACCAGCCCTGGCGGCCCGGTGCATCTGTCGCTGGCGTTCAACCCGTCGCATCTGGAAATCGTCAACCCTGTGGTTGAAGGTTCGGTCAAGGCCCGCATGGAACGCCGCGGCGACACCGACGGTTCGCAAGTGCTGCCGATCCTGGTGCACGGCGATGCCGCATTCGCCGGTCAAGGCGTGGTCATGGAAACCCTGAACCTGGCGCAAACGCGCGGTTACGGCACAGGCGGCACAGTGCACATCGTGATCAACAACCAGATCGGTTTCACTACATCCGATCCGCGCGATTCCCGTTCTACCCTGTATTGCTCGGACGTGGTCAAGATGATCGAAGCGCCGGTGCTGCACGTCAACGGCGACGATCCTGAAGCAGTGGTGTACGCCACCCAGATCGCGCTCGACTACCGCATGGAATTCAAGAAGGATATCGTGGTCGATATCATCTGCTTCCGCAAGCTGGGCCACAACGAGCAAGATACGCCGGCGCTGACACAGCCGCTGATGTACAAGAAGATCGGCCAGCATCCAGGCACCCGCAAGCTGTACGCGGACAAGCTGGCTGCACAAGGTACCATCGCCGCTGAAGATGGCGACATCATGGTGAAGGCTTTCCGCGATGCGATGGATGCGGGTAAGCACACCATCGATCCAGTCATCACCAACTTCAAGAGCAAGTACGCGGTCGACTGGCTGCCGTTCCTGAACCGCAAATGGACCGATGCCGCCGACACTTCGGTGCCTGTGACCGAACTGAAGCGCCTGGCTGCACGCATCACTACCGTGCCGGAAAATTTCAAGGTCCACGCGCTGGTCGAAAAAGTACTGAACGACCGCGCCGCCATGGGCCGTGGCGAACTCAACCTCGACTGGGGCATGGGCGAGCACCTGGCATACGCATCGCTGGTATCGTCCGGCTACGCCATCCGCCTGACCGGCCAGGATGCCGGCCGCGGCACTTTCGTCCACCGCCACGCGGTGCTGCACGATCAGAACCGTGAGCGCTGGGATGCCGGCAGCTATATTCCGCTGCAAAACATCTCGGAACAGCAAGCGCCGTTCAAGGTCATCGATTCGGTGTTGTCGGAAGAAGCCGTGCTCGGTTTCGAATACGGTTACTCGACTGCTGAGCCAAACACGCTGACCATCTGGGAAGCCCAGTTCGGCGATTTCGCCAACGGCGCGCAAGTCGTGATCGACCAGTTCATCAGCTCCGGCGAAGTGAAGTGGGGCCGCGCTTCCGGCCTGGTGATGATGCTGCCGCACGGTTACGAAGGCCAGGGTCCGGAGCACTCGTCGGCACGCCTGGAACGTTACCTGCAGCTGTGCGCAGACAACAACATGCAAGTGGTGCAGCCGACGACTGCAGCGCAGATTTTCCATCTGCTGCGCCGCCAGATGATCCGCCTGTTCCGCAAGCCGCTGGTGATCATGACGCCGAAGTCGCTGTTGCGTAACAAGGACGCCGGTTCGCCATTGTCCGATTTCACCAAGGGCAGCTTCCAGACCGTCATCGGCGAAGTCGACGACAAGATCGATCCTAAGAAGGTCAAGCGCGTCATCGCTTGCTCGGGCAAGGTTTACTACGATCTGGTCAATGCACGTAAAGAGCGCGGTCAGACGGATGTCGCAATTATCCGTCTGGAACAACTGTATCCATTCCCGCACAAGGCATTCGCTGCCGAGTTGAAGCAGTTCCCTAACTTCAACGAACTGGTATGGACTCAGGACGAGCCGCAGAATCAAGGCGCATGGCTGCAGATTCAGCACAACATTTTTGAAAACCTGGAAGATGGCCAGAAGCTTGCCTACGCAGGCCGTCCAGCCAGCGCATCGCCAGCTGTCGGTTACTACGACAAGCACTATGCGCAGCAAAAAGCATTGCTGGACACGGCATTTTCCAAGCTCAAAGGCTTTGTTCTGACGAAATAA
- the odhB gene encoding 2-oxoglutarate dehydrogenase complex dihydrolipoyllysine-residue succinyltransferase: protein MALLEVKVPQLSESVAEATLLTWHKKIGDAVKRDDNLIDIETDKVVLELPAPADGVIVQLIKGDGSTVVADEIIAVIDTDASAKVSPMEVSAVPVPQAGHAPTPVAAPELQSNSAAGIAMPAAAKMLAENNMSATQVAGSGKDGRVTKGDVIGAVANKAATPAPAPLAAAPAKALLQQVAAPTKAQLDDRPEERVPMSRLRARIAERLVQSQSTNAILTTFNEVNMQPVMDLRTKYKDKFEKEHGVKLGFMSFFVKAAVAALKKYPIVNASVDGNDIVYHGYFDIGIAVGSPRGLVVPVLRDADQMSIADIEKKIGEFGAKAKDGKLTLDDLTGGTFSISNGGTFGSMLSTPIINPPQSAILGVHATKDRAVVENGQIVVRPMNYLAMSYDHRIIDGREAVLALVAMKEALEDPARLLLDL from the coding sequence ATGGCACTTCTTGAAGTAAAAGTTCCGCAATTGTCGGAATCCGTCGCCGAAGCGACTTTGTTGACATGGCATAAAAAAATCGGCGATGCTGTCAAGCGCGACGATAACCTGATCGATATCGAAACAGATAAAGTAGTCCTGGAACTGCCGGCGCCAGCCGACGGCGTGATCGTCCAGCTGATCAAGGGCGACGGCAGCACCGTGGTCGCTGATGAAATCATCGCCGTGATCGACACCGACGCTTCGGCCAAGGTCAGCCCGATGGAAGTCTCCGCCGTACCAGTGCCGCAAGCCGGCCACGCGCCAACTCCGGTGGCAGCGCCTGAGCTGCAATCGAATTCGGCAGCGGGCATCGCCATGCCGGCCGCAGCGAAAATGCTGGCGGAAAACAATATGTCGGCAACCCAGGTTGCAGGCAGCGGCAAAGACGGCCGCGTGACCAAGGGCGACGTTATCGGCGCGGTAGCCAACAAGGCAGCAACGCCAGCGCCAGCGCCGCTGGCCGCAGCACCAGCCAAGGCCCTGCTGCAGCAAGTCGCAGCGCCGACCAAGGCCCAGCTGGACGACCGTCCGGAAGAGCGCGTGCCAATGAGCCGCCTGCGCGCCCGTATCGCCGAGCGCCTGGTGCAATCGCAATCGACCAACGCCATCCTGACGACTTTCAATGAAGTCAACATGCAGCCGGTGATGGACCTGCGCACCAAGTACAAGGACAAGTTTGAAAAAGAGCACGGCGTCAAGCTCGGCTTCATGTCGTTCTTCGTCAAGGCTGCAGTCGCCGCACTGAAGAAATACCCAATCGTCAATGCCTCGGTGGATGGCAACGACATCGTGTACCACGGCTATTTCGACATCGGTATCGCGGTAGGCTCGCCACGTGGCCTGGTAGTGCCAGTGCTGCGTGACGCCGACCAGATGTCGATTGCCGACATCGAAAAGAAAATCGGCGAATTCGGCGCCAAGGCCAAGGACGGCAAGCTGACCCTGGACGACCTGACCGGCGGTACTTTCTCGATCTCCAACGGCGGCACTTTCGGTTCGATGCTGTCGACGCCGATCATCAACCCGCCGCAATCGGCAATCCTGGGCGTGCATGCGACCAAGGACCGTGCAGTGGTCGAAAACGGCCAGATCGTGGTGCGTCCGATGAACTACCTGGCCATGTCTTATGACCATCGCATCATCGATGGCCGTGAAGCAGTGCTGGCGCTGGTGGCGATGAAAGAAGCGCTGGAAGATCCGGCCCGCTTGCTGCTGGACCTGTAA